A window of the uncultured Methanobrevibacter sp. genome harbors these coding sequences:
- a CDS encoding DUF11 domain-containing protein: MLNIDLIEAGESYVFTITLKAVTNGTLTNVVNVTSSENVTVVNTTSDVNVLPVVNLTVNKTVDVAEISVGGEVTFTVNVTNNGPSNATGVKVTDVVPAGFEFVSASDRGYDNATGLLTIGLIKPGESYVFTITLKAVTNGTLTNVVNVTSSENDTVVNSSISVDVTPVVNLTVVKVADMDDATIGDVITFTITVTNNGPSNATNIKVIDVLDYGLTLISGELESVIPFLASGNSTTVVVKVRTTAKGDYMNCVNVSCDENSTVKSANASVHVFETDMKINKTANVTSVDVNGLVNFTIVVKNHGKSNATNIHVTDELKGAFEFVDASAGYTRDGQTIVWNIPKLANEIEYSLWIVVRALTNGTFDNIAHVNCSEEETVKNSTSTVNVTPVVNLTVVKTVDVTVIYVNDEVTFTVNVTNNGPSNATGVKVSDVVPSGFEFVRASDSGYDNATGVLNIDLIKAGESYVFTITLKAVTNGTLTNVVNVTSSENDTVVSSSISVDVTPVVNLTVVKVASTDDALVGDEITFTITVTNNGPSNATNIKVLDILDEKGFELVSGDLENVIPFLASGESATITVKVITIAEGSFMNVVNVSCIENETIRSANDTVNVYTTDMKINKTANVTSVDVEGLVNFTIVVKNHGSTNATNVHIIDELSSEFEFVDASAGYTRDGKTFVWNIPSVASEDSYSVWIVARALTNGTLSNIAHVNCSEEETVKNSTSTVNVTPVVNLTVNKTVEVAEVSVGGDITFTVNVTNNGPSDATGVKVTDVVPEGFEFVSSSTGDYDSETGLLTVPVIKAGESYVFTITLKAMTNGTLTNVVNVTCAENDTVVSTSVDVDAVYDVNLTVVKVADTDDAAVGDEITFTIIVTNNGVSNATNIKVKDILDEEGFELISGDLESVIPFLASGDSANVVVKVRTIAKGTYMNTVNVSCTENDTVVSANATVNVYTTDLKINKTANVTSVDVGGLVNFTIVVKNHGNSKATNLHISDVLDDAFKFVDASGTYTVDGQNIVWTIDSLDGEATSAVWVVVKVLSNGTFENVAHVNCSEEDTPKNSTTTVNVLGSSMNITVKANDEFVYSGNQTSFTITVTNAGETVLNGISIKENIPEGLIYDHFTGSNWTYDGEFHYNGSLAVGESVDLIVVVNTTKSGDFLFEATASADYTDDVSDSDNVLVYTPALTVREISNNPRAVVGQTVSFTVVVTNTGDCDLSGVYTVNNFPEGLIYTGYDGDSWNKLASGLLGAEMPSWTQDGDKFIYSGILRVGESANYTLYFQTTRTGVFTPEVVANSDLTSGAYSNNTTVVVAPELEVKQDIDKSKVEVGEKVKITVTVTNTGGCDLGDVYVIENVPEGLKYNSFTGDGWTKVGDKFIYNGVLGIGESASFTMEFTAVKEGNVNNGISAGSNMTEEVDDDVDVEIVNKTKPAPGPEPTPGPTPDPTPSPENETVEKTDEFNKPVVMRETGNPIILLLLVILALIPLKRRKH; the protein is encoded by the coding sequence GTGTTAAACATTGATTTAATTGAAGCTGGTGAGTCTTATGTATTTACTATTACTCTTAAAGCAGTAACTAACGGTACTTTAACTAATGTTGTTAATGTGACTTCTAGCGAAAATGTCACTGTTGTAAATACTACATCCGATGTAAACGTTCTTCCTGTAGTTAATTTAACTGTCAATAAGACTGTTGATGTGGCTGAGATTAGTGTTGGTGGTGAAGTTACTTTCACTGTTAATGTGACTAATAATGGTCCTTCTAATGCTACTGGTGTGAAAGTTACTGATGTTGTTCCGGCAGGATTTGAATTCGTTAGTGCTAGTGATCGTGGTTATGATAATGCTACTGGTTTATTAACTATTGGTTTAATCAAACCTGGTGAGTCTTATGTATTTACTATTACTCTTAAAGCAGTAACCAACGGTACCTTAACAAATGTTGTTAACGTGACTTCCAGCGAAAATGATACTGTTGTTAACTCTTCAATCAGTGTAGATGTAACTCCTGTAGTTAATTTAACTGTTGTTAAAGTTGCTGATATGGATGACGCTACTATTGGTGATGTTATTACATTCACTATTACTGTAACCAATAACGGTCCTTCTAACGCTACTAACATTAAAGTCATTGATGTATTGGATTATGGCTTAACTTTAATTAGTGGAGAGTTAGAATCAGTTATTCCGTTCTTGGCAAGTGGTAACTCTACAACTGTTGTTGTTAAAGTTAGAACTACTGCTAAAGGTGATTACATGAACTGTGTAAATGTATCCTGTGATGAAAACAGCACTGTTAAATCTGCAAACGCTTCTGTCCATGTATTCGAAACCGACATGAAAATTAATAAGACTGCTAATGTCACTTCTGTTGATGTAAACGGCCTTGTTAACTTTACTATTGTTGTTAAAAATCATGGTAAGTCTAATGCTACCAATATTCATGTTACTGATGAATTAAAAGGCGCATTTGAGTTTGTTGATGCTAGTGCAGGTTACACAAGAGATGGCCAGACTATTGTTTGGAACATTCCTAAATTGGCTAATGAAATTGAATACAGTCTTTGGATTGTTGTTCGTGCATTGACCAATGGTACATTTGACAATATCGCTCATGTAAACTGCAGCGAAGAGGAAACTGTTAAAAACAGCACTTCAACTGTAAACGTTACTCCTGTAGTTAACTTAACTGTTGTAAAAACAGTAGATGTGACTGTAATTTATGTTAACGATGAAGTTACTTTCACTGTTAATGTGACTAATAACGGTCCTTCCAATGCTACCGGTGTAAAAGTCAGTGATGTTGTTCCTAGTGGTTTCGAATTCGTTCGCGCTAGTGATAGTGGTTATGATAATGCAACTGGTGTATTAAACATTGATTTAATCAAAGCAGGTGAATCTTACGTATTTACTATTACTCTTAAAGCAGTAACCAACGGTACTTTAACAAATGTTGTTAACGTGACTTCCAGTGAGAATGATACTGTTGTTAGCTCTTCAATCAGTGTAGATGTAACTCCTGTAGTTAATTTAACTGTTGTTAAAGTTGCAAGCACTGATGATGCTTTAGTTGGTGATGAGATCACTTTCACAATTACTGTAACCAATAACGGTCCTTCTAACGCTACAAACATTAAAGTCCTTGACATCCTTGATGAAAAAGGCTTTGAATTAGTAAGTGGTGATTTAGAAAATGTTATTCCGTTCTTGGCTAGTGGTGAGTCAGCTACAATAACTGTTAAAGTTATAACAATCGCTGAAGGTTCATTCATGAATGTGGTTAACGTATCATGCATTGAAAATGAAACTATCAGGTCTGCTAATGATACTGTGAATGTTTACACAACTGATATGAAAATTAATAAGACTGCTAATGTCACTTCTGTTGATGTAGAAGGCCTTGTTAACTTCACAATAGTTGTTAAAAATCATGGTTCTACTAATGCAACCAATGTTCATATTATTGATGAGCTAAGTAGCGAATTTGAGTTTGTTGATGCTAGTGCTGGTTACACAAGAGATGGTAAAACCTTTGTTTGGAACATTCCTAGTGTTGCTAGTGAAGATTCATACTCAGTATGGATTGTTGCTCGTGCATTAACCAATGGTACATTAAGCAATATCGCTCATGTGAACTGCAGCGAAGAGGAAACTGTTAAAAACAGCACTTCAACTGTAAACGTTACTCCTGTAGTTAATTTAACAGTCAATAAGACTGTTGAAGTGGCAGAAGTTAGTGTTGGTGGTGATATTACTTTCACTGTTAATGTGACTAATAACGGTCCTTCTGATGCTACTGGTGTAAAAGTAACTGACGTTGTTCCTGAAGGCTTCGAATTTGTAAGTTCAAGTACTGGTGATTATGATAGTGAAACTGGTTTGTTAACCGTTCCGGTTATTAAAGCTGGTGAATCTTACGTATTTACTATTACTCTTAAAGCAATGACCAATGGTACTTTAACTAATGTGGTTAACGTAACATGCGCTGAAAACGATACTGTTGTTTCCACTTCAGTTGATGTTGATGCAGTATATGACGTTAATTTAACTGTTGTTAAAGTTGCTGACACTGATGATGCTGCTGTAGGTGATGAAATTACATTCACAATCATTGTAACCAATAATGGTGTTTCCAATGCTACAAACATTAAAGTCAAAGACATCCTCGATGAGGAAGGATTTGAATTAATAAGCGGTGATTTGGAAAGTGTTATTCCGTTCCTGGCAAGCGGTGATTCAGCTAATGTTGTTGTTAAAGTCAGAACAATCGCTAAAGGTACTTATATGAATACAGTTAATGTGTCCTGTACTGAAAACGATACTGTTGTATCTGCAAATGCTACTGTGAATGTTTACACAACTGATCTCAAGATTAATAAGACTGCTAATGTCACTTCTGTTGATGTAGGTGGCCTTGTTAACTTCACAATTGTTGTTAAAAATCATGGTAATTCTAAAGCAACTAATCTCCACATTAGTGATGTTTTAGATGATGCATTCAAATTCGTAGATGCAAGCGGTACCTACACTGTCGACGGACAAAACATTGTCTGGACTATTGACAGTCTTGACGGTGAGGCTACATCTGCTGTTTGGGTAGTTGTTAAAGTATTATCTAACGGTACATTTGAAAACGTTGCACATGTAAACTGCAGTGAAGAGGATACTCCTAAAAACAGTACAACAACCGTAAACGTGTTAGGTTCAAGCATGAACATTACTGTTAAAGCAAACGATGAATTTGTTTACTCAGGTAATCAGACTTCTTTCACAATTACAGTTACAAACGCTGGCGAAACTGTGCTCAATGGTATATCAATTAAGGAAAATATTCCTGAAGGTTTAATTTATGACCATTTCACTGGCTCTAACTGGACTTATGATGGAGAATTCCATTATAATGGTTCTTTAGCTGTTGGTGAAAGTGTTGATTTAATCGTTGTCGTAAATACTACCAAATCCGGTGATTTCTTATTTGAAGCTACCGCAAGCGCAGACTATACTGATGATGTCAGTGACAGTGACAATGTTTTAGTCTACACTCCGGCTTTAACAGTCCGTGAAATATCTAATAATCCACGTGCTGTAGTTGGTCAAACTGTAAGCTTTACAGTTGTAGTTACTAACACTGGTGATTGTGATTTAAGTGGAGTTTACACAGTAAACAACTTCCCAGAAGGATTAATCTACACTGGATATGATGGTGACTCATGGAATAAGTTAGCTAGTGGTCTTTTAGGCGCTGAAATGCCTAGCTGGACTCAAGACGGTGATAAATTCATATACTCTGGAATCTTAAGAGTAGGTGAATCCGCTAACTACACACTTTACTTCCAGACCACCAGAACAGGTGTATTCACTCCTGAAGTTGTTGCTAACTCTGACTTGACAAGTGGTGCTTATTCAAACAACACTACTGTTGTAGTCGCTCCTGAACTTGAAGTAAAACAGGACATCGATAAATCCAAAGTTGAAGTAGGTGAAAAAGTCAAAATTACAGTTACTGTAACTAATACAGGAGGCTGTGATTTAGGTGATGTATATGTAATTGAAAACGTCCCTGAAGGCTTAAAATACAACTCTTTCACCGGTGACGGATGGACCAAAGTAGGTGATAAATTCATTTACAACGGTGTATTAGGCATTGGTGAAAGCGCAAGCTTTACTATGGAATTTACTGCTGTTAAAGAAGGTAATGTAAATAACGGTATTTCTGCAGGATCAAATATGACTGAAGAGGTTGACGATGATGTTGATGTGGAAATAGTCAACAAGACTAAACCTGCTCCAGGTCCTGAGCCAACTCCGGGTCCAACTCCGGATCCTACTCCAAGTCCTGAAAATGAAACTGTAGAAAAAACAGATGAATTTAACAAACCTGTTGTCATGAGAGAAACTGGTAACCCAATAATCCTGTTATTATTGGTTATTCTTGCACTCATACCTTTAAAACGAAGAAAACACTAA
- a CDS encoding C1 family peptidase produces the protein MSKLKFIAILLVLISFLFIIPASFAEDNQTDIALTGGDVDILANDYYFDANIDNDTGDGTKLNPYKELTLSRIEDNSIIHLANGGYSLKWNGYANNVTIIGESRESTVINAQGTTLSASSLTLCNLTLIRAPISASGNLTAINSVFKDSAKSVITSSGNNCYINLINCTFNNNNYLSGTGSAINMKGGYLKINDSVFSNNYAHYSGGAIYADGVNATVSNSKFINDTSLNDAGGAIFIIDSPQFACINVEFNNCMALFGGAVTSLSSNLNLTKSTAKNNKASYYGGAVFAMYDTFTVDSSVFINNSAHDAGALYVDAVDIFNIYSNLFENNYASGTAGAVYSVLSEYFYDSIFDEKLNNTFINNSAAFENDVYASSMINLTIGDSNYNLVRYNASFNGTLPSSYDLRDYNQVTSVKHQDNGGNCWAFSAIAALESAILKASGINYDLSEENMKNIMSMYSDYGWAMTTNKGGYDKMGVGYLTSWLGPVNETDDVYSGSSLLSPVLHSFYHVQNILFFTRSNYTDNDAIKKAIMDYGAVSTSIYWGNSIPNGKSYYYSGSSGANHAVAIVGWDDNYSASNFKNPSNSKNLPEGDGAWIIKNSHGTTGGDKGFYYVSYYDTKLAQLGKVVSYAIVFNDTIRFDKNYQYDIAGRTDNFFNTTDTVWYKNKFIATDNEYLAAVSTYFEKETDWDLSVYVNNALKLTQSGHSLPSYSTINLDKVIPLEIGDIFEVVFKITVKGDAGVPISEAVSLNHEIYSENISFVSYDGKTWSDFYDLPWTYPDHTYASQVACIKAFTVLEKLNTYVDLKVLNTYNPCEFSATVYTQDGAVVKSGFVTFNIEGKDIKVNIENGVAKLTYLFNDFDNNTVTASFAGEGYVSNSTTTTCDVNYVNLTASDVEVYFLSIISFSAKLTDRYGNAVADKEIIFAVNNKTYSVKTNSKGMATINPYLDLGSHTVVIGFNDTLGKCFNNLTKTITVKSTITLPSIAKYTYNSIFSPVLLDSNGNVLKNKEAAIIIDNESYPVKTDANGVIDFNVLLVPGTYELTVINPYTGEFKTQTIKVVKRITENKALTMYFGSGSSYKVRVYDDNGNVAKGVKVTFKINGKTYTRTTDSNGYAALKISLQANTYTVEASYKDFNVSNKIVVKPTLILKDKSVKKSKTFSYTVKLLSNKGKILKNKYVKVKFKGKTYKAKTNSKGIATFKIKVNSKTGKFTLTATYGSAKISKKITVKK, from the coding sequence TTGTCTAAACTGAAATTTATTGCGATATTGTTAGTATTGATATCTTTTTTATTTATTATTCCAGCAAGCTTTGCTGAAGATAATCAGACTGATATTGCTTTAACTGGAGGTGATGTTGACATTTTAGCCAATGATTATTACTTTGATGCTAATATTGACAATGATACAGGTGATGGGACAAAATTGAACCCTTATAAAGAGCTGACTCTGTCAAGAATCGAAGATAATTCGATTATTCACTTGGCAAATGGAGGGTATTCTCTAAAATGGAATGGTTATGCGAATAATGTAACTATCATTGGTGAGAGTAGAGAAAGCACCGTTATTAATGCACAGGGTACTACTCTATCTGCCAGTTCATTAACTCTTTGTAATCTAACTCTTATCCGAGCTCCTATTTCAGCCAGTGGCAATCTGACCGCAATTAATTCAGTTTTTAAGGATTCAGCAAAAAGTGTTATTACTTCATCAGGCAACAATTGCTACATAAATCTTATTAACTGTACTTTTAACAATAATAACTATCTGTCAGGCACTGGCTCTGCAATCAATATGAAAGGCGGTTATTTAAAGATCAATGATTCAGTATTTTCCAATAATTATGCCCATTACTCAGGTGGGGCTATTTATGCAGATGGAGTTAATGCAACTGTATCCAATTCCAAATTCATTAATGATACTTCCCTAAATGATGCTGGAGGCGCAATATTTATAATTGATTCACCGCAGTTTGCATGCATTAATGTGGAATTTAATAATTGTATGGCTCTTTTTGGAGGAGCTGTAACTTCATTAAGTTCAAATTTGAATCTAACTAAGTCAACAGCAAAAAACAACAAGGCATCATACTATGGAGGTGCTGTTTTTGCAATGTATGATACTTTCACAGTTGATTCTTCTGTTTTTATAAATAACTCCGCTCATGATGCCGGTGCATTATATGTTGATGCAGTGGACATTTTCAATATTTATTCTAACCTATTTGAAAATAATTATGCATCCGGAACTGCAGGTGCGGTATATTCAGTCTTAAGCGAGTACTTCTATGATTCAATTTTTGATGAAAAACTCAATAACACATTCATCAATAACTCTGCAGCTTTTGAAAATGACGTTTATGCAAGTTCTATGATTAACTTAACAATCGGTGACAGCAATTATAACCTTGTACGTTATAATGCATCATTTAACGGGACATTGCCTTCAAGTTATGATTTAAGAGATTACAATCAGGTAACTTCTGTTAAACATCAGGACAACGGAGGTAACTGCTGGGCATTTTCAGCAATTGCAGCCCTTGAATCAGCAATCCTGAAAGCAAGCGGAATAAATTATGACTTATCCGAAGAAAATATGAAAAATATAATGTCTATGTATTCAGATTATGGTTGGGCTATGACAACTAATAAGGGCGGATACGATAAGATGGGTGTAGGATATCTGACAAGCTGGCTGGGTCCTGTAAATGAAACTGATGACGTTTATTCCGGAAGCTCATTATTGTCTCCTGTTCTGCACAGTTTTTATCATGTTCAAAACATTTTGTTCTTTACAAGGTCAAATTATACTGATAATGATGCAATTAAAAAAGCAATCATGGATTATGGGGCTGTTTCAACAAGTATATACTGGGGCAATTCTATTCCTAATGGAAAAAGCTATTATTATTCAGGCTCTTCAGGTGCAAACCATGCAGTAGCTATTGTCGGATGGGATGATAACTATTCTGCATCCAATTTCAAAAATCCATCCAATTCCAAAAACCTGCCTGAAGGGGATGGTGCATGGATTATTAAAAATAGTCACGGAACCACTGGTGGAGATAAAGGATTTTATTATGTGTCTTATTATGATACCAAACTGGCACAGTTAGGAAAAGTTGTTTCATATGCAATCGTTTTCAATGACACTATAAGATTTGATAAAAACTACCAGTATGACATTGCAGGAAGAACAGATAACTTTTTCAATACTACAGACACTGTATGGTATAAAAACAAGTTCATTGCAACTGACAATGAATATTTGGCAGCTGTTTCCACATATTTTGAAAAAGAAACAGACTGGGATTTGTCCGTTTATGTGAATAATGCTTTAAAATTAACACAGTCAGGTCATTCACTTCCAAGCTATTCCACAATTAATTTGGACAAGGTTATTCCTCTAGAAATCGGAGATATCTTTGAAGTTGTATTCAAAATAACTGTAAAAGGCGATGCGGGTGTACCGATTTCAGAAGCGGTATCTCTAAATCATGAAATATATTCTGAAAATATTTCATTTGTAAGCTATGACGGTAAAACATGGTCTGATTTTTATGATTTGCCGTGGACATATCCTGATCATACTTATGCATCTCAGGTTGCATGCATTAAGGCATTCACTGTTTTGGAAAAACTCAATACTTACGTCGATTTAAAAGTTCTAAATACATATAATCCTTGTGAATTTTCAGCAACAGTCTATACTCAGGATGGAGCTGTCGTAAAATCAGGTTTCGTTACTTTCAATATTGAAGGAAAAGACATTAAAGTTAATATTGAAAATGGAGTTGCTAAATTAACATACTTATTTAATGATTTTGACAACAACACTGTAACTGCTTCTTTTGCAGGTGAAGGATATGTTTCCAATTCCACAACCACCACATGTGACGTAAATTATGTAAATCTGACTGCAAGTGATGTGGAAGTGTATTTTTTATCAATTATTTCATTTTCCGCAAAGCTGACTGACAGATACGGAAATGCAGTTGCAGATAAGGAAATCATATTTGCAGTTAACAATAAGACTTACAGCGTCAAAACCAACTCAAAAGGTATGGCAACCATTAATCCGTATTTGGATTTAGGATCTCACACTGTTGTTATAGGCTTTAATGATACTTTAGGTAAATGTTTCAATAATTTGACAAAAACTATAACTGTTAAATCCACTATAACCCTTCCTAGTATAGCAAAATATACCTACAATTCCATTTTCTCACCAGTACTTCTTGATTCAAATGGAAATGTATTGAAAAATAAAGAAGCGGCAATTATCATTGACAATGAATCATATCCTGTAAAAACAGATGCAAATGGTGTTATTGACTTCAATGTTTTACTGGTACCTGGCACTTATGAGCTAACAGTCATAAATCCGTACACAGGCGAGTTCAAAACCCAGACAATCAAAGTTGTTAAAAGAATCACAGAAAATAAAGCACTTACAATGTATTTCGGTTCAGGCTCAAGCTATAAAGTAAGGGTTTATGATGATAATGGAAACGTTGCAAAAGGTGTTAAAGTCACATTCAAAATCAATGGCAAGACATATACTCGAACAACAGATTCCAATGGTTATGCTGCTCTTAAAATTTCTCTGCAGGCAAATACATATACAGTTGAAGCAAGTTATAAAGATTTCAATGTTTCCAACAAAATAGTCGTAAAACCTACACTGATTTTAAAAGACAAATCAGTTAAAAAGTCAAAAACTTTCTCATATACTGTAAAACTGCTTTCAAATAAAGGCAAAATCTTAAAAAACAAGTATGTTAAAGTGAAATTCAAAGGTAAAACCTATAAAGCCAAAACCAATTCAAAAGGAATTGCAACATTCAAAATTAAAGTAAATTCAAAAACAGGCAAGTTCACATTGACTGCGACTTACGGTTCTGCAAAAATAAGTAAAAAGATAACAGTTAAAAAATAA
- a CDS encoding thymidylate synthase, translated as MLNINQCYLDFVDKILKQGKETYKDSNHHLIESLGNFYIIDDPFDLKFRAKYQHYTPEMLLKDIKAGKFDMEGCPIKSDALYEYVKSAENPDDQGFVYTYPNRIYAHFDVDQFNTMKQRILTATGSNRAVAVTIDPQLDADREDIPCLQFLQCIVRDNELTIHCIFRSNDIFGAFYSNMFFIAYLGLKMKEEVNKEIVGEKLNFGGVHYHSTSGHIYNTDLKAARNLIKANK; from the coding sequence ATGTTAAATATTAATCAATGTTATTTAGATTTTGTAGATAAAATCCTAAAACAGGGAAAAGAAACTTATAAAGACTCAAACCACCACCTAATTGAAAGCTTAGGAAATTTTTATATAATTGATGATCCGTTTGATTTGAAATTCAGAGCCAAATATCAACATTACACTCCTGAAATGCTTTTAAAAGACATTAAAGCAGGAAAATTCGATATGGAAGGCTGTCCTATAAAAAGTGATGCATTATACGAATATGTAAAATCAGCTGAAAATCCTGATGACCAGGGATTTGTATACACATACCCTAACCGTATATATGCTCATTTTGATGTTGACCAGTTCAATACAATGAAACAAAGAATACTGACCGCTACAGGATCAAACAGAGCAGTTGCAGTAACAATCGACCCGCAATTGGATGCTGACAGAGAAGATATTCCATGTTTACAGTTCCTTCAATGTATTGTGCGTGACAATGAACTGACAATACACTGCATATTCAGAAGTAACGATATATTCGGCGCATTTTACTCAAACATGTTTTTCATAGCATATTTAGGACTTAAAATGAAAGAAGAAGTCAACAAGGAAATTGTTGGTGAAAAATTAAACTTCGGCGGAGTTCACTACCACTCAACCTCCGGCCACATATATAATACTGACTTAAAAGCAGCCCGTAATTTAATTAAAGCGAATAAATAA
- a CDS encoding sugar O-acetyltransferase has product MMDLKDFLDYVNSGKEVESPSEIQEMFDELLLEATRIKSKLNCEYHTEDEIREIFSELTSQPVNESLRLIPPFHTDCGKNIHLGENVFINSNCTMQDQGGVYIGDNVLIGHNACILTLNHQEDPEKRANLLPAPVKIGTGAWLGSNVTVLPGVTIGDGAIIAAGAVVTKDVEANTIVAGIPAKVVRKVNENKCSNK; this is encoded by the coding sequence ATAATGGATTTAAAAGATTTTTTAGATTATGTTAATAGCGGAAAAGAAGTTGAAAGTCCATCTGAAATTCAGGAAATGTTTGATGAACTGCTTCTTGAAGCCACAAGAATTAAAAGTAAGTTAAACTGTGAATATCACACAGAAGATGAAATCAGAGAAATATTTTCAGAACTTACTTCACAGCCTGTAAACGAGTCATTAAGGCTTATTCCGCCTTTCCACACAGACTGCGGAAAAAACATCCATCTTGGAGAGAATGTTTTTATAAACTCAAACTGTACAATGCAGGATCAGGGAGGAGTTTATATTGGAGACAATGTATTGATAGGACATAATGCATGCATTTTAACATTGAACCATCAGGAAGATCCTGAAAAAAGAGCAAATTTACTACCTGCACCTGTTAAAATCGGAACCGGAGCATGGTTAGGTTCCAACGTGACAGTTTTGCCGGGAGTTACAATCGGTGACGGTGCCATTATTGCTGCAGGTGCAGTCGTTACAAAAGATGTCGAGGCCAACACAATTGTTGCAGGCATCCCTGCAAAAGTTGTAAGAAAAGTCAATGAAAATAAGTGCTCGAATAAATGA